The following proteins come from a genomic window of Neptunomonas concharum:
- a CDS encoding type 4a pilus biogenesis protein PilO yields MSVQSSFKSAFQGFDPNNLDLNAAGNWPIGIKVIVYLLVLGLVIFAGIHFYVSEHHNLLEKEIQKEAQLKQEYERKSFQVANLAALRKQMEDVEGKFSELLGQLPTQKEVPGLLEDISDIGKAAGLQIEIIALEAERKDKFYIELPINIEVKGVYHQLGQFVSGVAAIERIVTLHDYKIEPTDDGQLRMVISAKTYRYDDEE; encoded by the coding sequence ATGAGCGTTCAATCATCCTTTAAAAGTGCCTTTCAGGGATTTGATCCTAATAATCTTGATCTTAATGCTGCAGGAAACTGGCCTATCGGAATAAAGGTTATTGTTTACTTGCTGGTGCTAGGGTTGGTGATATTTGCGGGTATCCACTTTTATGTCAGTGAACATCACAACTTGCTAGAGAAAGAGATTCAGAAGGAAGCGCAACTAAAGCAAGAATATGAACGTAAGTCGTTTCAGGTTGCGAATTTGGCTGCCCTTCGTAAGCAGATGGAGGATGTGGAAGGAAAGTTCTCTGAATTGCTGGGGCAGCTCCCTACTCAAAAAGAAGTGCCGGGGCTTTTAGAAGATATCAGTGATATAGGTAAAGCAGCGGGACTGCAGATCGAGATTATAGCGCTTGAGGCAGAACGAAAGGATAAGTTCTACATTGAGCTGCCGATAAATATCGAAGTAAAAGGGGTTTATCATCAACTAGGACAATTTGTGAGCGGGGTGGCGGCTATTGAACGTATCGTTACGCTTCACGATTATAAAATTGAGCCTACTGATGATGGACAATTAAGGATGGTGATCAGTGCGAAGACATACCGCTATGATGATGAAGAGTAG
- a CDS encoding malic enzyme-like NAD(P)-binding protein gives MSEDLKQAALDYHEFPRPGKISVELTTSAATARDLALAYSPGVAEPVREIAKDPDNAYRYTAKGNLVAVISNGSAILGLGDLGPLASKPVMEGKSLLFKKFAGIDSIDIEVDAESPQAFIDTVARIAETFGGINLEDIKAPECFEIERALIERCNIPVFHDDQHGTAIVTAAGMINALELAGKKLEDATIVTLGAGAAAVACMKLLLNMGAKVENIYMLDRKGVIHSGRNDLTTEKAIFATETDKRTLDDAINGADVFVGLSGPNLLSAEQLKMMADNPVVFACANPDPEIRPEVAHEARSDVIIGTGRSDFPNQVNNVLGFPFIFRGALDVRASVINEEMKAAAVRALADLAKEPVTQEVLDAYGLESLEFGRDYIIPKPTDSRLFSALSMAVAQAAIDTGVARLPLPAYYPLTTLDALYK, from the coding sequence ATGTCTGAAGATCTAAAACAAGCGGCATTGGATTACCACGAGTTTCCTCGTCCAGGTAAAATTAGTGTCGAGCTGACAACCTCAGCTGCAACTGCCCGTGATCTTGCGTTGGCTTATAGCCCTGGTGTAGCGGAACCTGTCCGCGAAATTGCCAAAGATCCCGATAATGCCTATCGCTATACAGCCAAGGGTAACTTGGTGGCAGTGATCTCAAACGGTTCTGCTATTCTGGGTCTGGGTGATTTAGGTCCATTGGCTTCTAAGCCAGTAATGGAAGGTAAATCATTACTGTTCAAAAAGTTCGCTGGTATCGACTCGATCGATATTGAGGTGGATGCAGAAAGCCCACAGGCTTTCATTGATACAGTTGCACGTATTGCAGAAACGTTTGGTGGTATTAATCTTGAAGATATCAAGGCGCCAGAGTGTTTCGAAATTGAGCGTGCCCTGATCGAACGTTGCAATATCCCTGTTTTCCATGATGATCAACACGGCACAGCTATTGTGACTGCCGCTGGCATGATCAACGCGTTAGAGTTAGCAGGGAAAAAACTTGAAGACGCTACTATCGTTACCCTAGGTGCAGGTGCAGCAGCAGTGGCATGTATGAAGCTACTGTTGAATATGGGAGCCAAGGTTGAGAACATTTATATGCTCGACCGTAAGGGTGTGATCCACTCTGGCCGTAATGACCTGACTACCGAGAAAGCAATTTTCGCAACAGAAACAGATAAGCGTACATTGGATGACGCGATCAATGGTGCTGACGTTTTCGTTGGCCTGTCTGGTCCTAATCTTCTGTCTGCAGAGCAACTTAAAATGATGGCAGACAACCCTGTGGTGTTTGCTTGTGCTAACCCTGATCCTGAAATTCGTCCAGAAGTGGCTCATGAAGCGCGTTCGGATGTGATTATTGGCACAGGTCGTTCTGACTTCCCTAATCAGGTTAATAACGTATTGGGCTTCCCATTCATCTTCCGTGGTGCGTTGGATGTTCGTGCATCTGTAATCAATGAAGAGATGAAAGCAGCCGCGGTGCGTGCTTTGGCTGATTTGGCTAAAGAGCCTGTGACTCAGGAAGTGCTGGATGCTTATGGATTGGAGTCGTTGGAATTTGGGCGTGATTACATCATTCCTAAGCCTACGGATTCTCGTTTGTTTAGCGCACTCTCAATGGCGGTTGCACAAGCTGCGATTGATACGGGCGTAGCGCGCTTACCTTTGCCTGCGTATTATCCTTTAACTACGCTGGATGCACTTTATAAATAA
- the aroB gene encoding 3-dehydroquinate synthase encodes MQSLHVDLGVRSYPIYIGENILSEDLLAPYIYGRQVMVVTNETIAPLYLDDLRKCLTKFQVDVTILPDGEAYKDLQHLNQIFDELLSKRHNRTTTLIALGGGVVGDMTGFAAASYQRGVNFIQVPTTLLSQVDSSVGGKTGVNHPLGKNMIGAFYQPQLVVADISVFKSLVDRELSAGLAEVIKYGLIYDEAFFCWLEENIERLLARDSEALSYAVYRSCEIKAEVVAQDEREGGIRAWLNLGHTFGHAIETHQGYGVWLHGEAVAAGTMMAASLSQKMGCISSDELNRIRLLFEKSNLPVIAPDDMTPEAFLSLMAVDKKVLDGRIRLVLLESLGRATVTDDYPQDQLNAVLQGQ; translated from the coding sequence TTGCAATCGTTACATGTTGACTTAGGTGTTAGATCCTATCCTATTTATATAGGTGAAAATATCCTGTCTGAAGATTTACTCGCCCCCTATATTTATGGCCGCCAAGTAATGGTTGTGACCAATGAGACCATTGCGCCGTTGTATCTTGATGACCTAAGGAAGTGCCTAACTAAATTTCAGGTGGATGTGACTATTTTACCTGATGGAGAGGCATATAAAGATTTGCAGCACCTAAATCAAATCTTTGATGAGTTACTAAGTAAGCGCCACAATCGTACGACAACTTTGATTGCTCTGGGCGGAGGAGTCGTTGGTGATATGACTGGGTTTGCAGCGGCTAGTTACCAACGAGGTGTTAATTTTATTCAGGTGCCGACAACTTTGTTGTCACAAGTGGACTCCTCTGTAGGGGGAAAAACCGGTGTAAACCACCCGCTTGGAAAAAATATGATTGGTGCTTTTTATCAGCCACAACTGGTGGTTGCTGATATCAGTGTCTTCAAGAGTCTAGTGGACAGAGAGCTATCCGCGGGTTTGGCAGAAGTGATTAAATATGGCTTGATCTACGATGAAGCCTTTTTCTGCTGGTTGGAAGAAAATATCGAGCGTCTACTTGCGCGGGATTCTGAAGCACTGAGCTATGCTGTGTACCGTTCATGTGAAATTAAAGCAGAAGTTGTTGCGCAGGATGAGAGAGAAGGTGGTATCAGGGCATGGTTAAATTTGGGTCATACTTTTGGCCATGCGATTGAAACCCATCAAGGCTACGGAGTGTGGCTGCATGGAGAAGCGGTAGCTGCAGGCACAATGATGGCAGCATCGTTGTCCCAAAAAATGGGATGCATTTCGTCCGATGAACTGAATCGCATCCGGCTGTTATTTGAGAAGTCTAATTTGCCAGTAATTGCACCTGATGATATGACGCCTGAGGCGTTTCTTTCCCTCATGGCTGTTGATAAAAAAGTACTTGATGGTCGTATTCGTTTGGTGCTACTCGAGTCATTGGGGAGAGCGACTGTTACAGACGATTATCCTCAAGATCAACTTAACGCTGTTCTGCAAGGTCAGTAA
- the aroK gene encoding shikimate kinase AroK, with product MNIFLVGPMGAGKSTIGRLLSQELGLDFVDVDREIEERAGANIPWIFDVEGEAGFREREEAAIDHLTQKSNQILATGGGAVLRETNRACLQSRGFVVYLKTSVDQQLERTAKDKNRPLLQADNPRKVLDELMAHRDPLYMSTCDLVIKTDRRHPRGVVNEIIKQLVSRGILPA from the coding sequence TTGAATATTTTTTTAGTAGGCCCTATGGGAGCGGGGAAGAGTACTATTGGTCGTCTTCTCTCCCAAGAGTTAGGTCTAGACTTTGTAGATGTGGACCGTGAAATAGAAGAACGTGCTGGGGCTAATATACCGTGGATTTTTGATGTGGAAGGCGAAGCCGGTTTTCGTGAGCGCGAAGAAGCAGCCATCGATCATCTGACTCAGAAATCTAATCAAATTCTAGCAACGGGTGGCGGGGCTGTTTTACGTGAAACTAATCGTGCCTGTCTTCAAAGCCGCGGTTTTGTTGTTTACCTCAAAACATCTGTTGATCAACAGCTAGAACGTACAGCAAAAGATAAAAACCGCCCGCTGTTACAGGCAGACAACCCGCGCAAAGTACTAGATGAACTCATGGCACATCGAGACCCGCTGTACATGAGCACCTGTGATCTCGTTATAAAAACTGACCGTAGGCACCCGAGGGGTGTAGTTAATGAGATCATTAAGCAGTTAGTTAGCCGCGGCATTTTGCCCGCTTAG
- the pilQ gene encoding type IV pilus secretin PilQ — translation MKMLRLLLCLSLLGLLVEKSFAGDVSLQNTSFVTLPGNKVEVKLDFDGAPPVPKAYSIDSPPRIVLDFWGVANDLGKKTLDVRTGIVSSLNFAQGDGRLRIVTNLQGMTDHHTFTEGNSLFIVFGEKNSSSGQPVVTAASPMAQAQTTREVYDDRTRVQGIDFERVDGGIGRVVVTLSDDRAGLEIDEEGNNVAVNLSGAMLSEGLQQRVNVQDFATPVMFVDAMASGRNTTILVKPGAAPYDYMAYQTGNRLILDFKPLSRAEKEEVKKNNFPFSGEKIDLNFQNVSVRSVLQILAEVAQLNLVVDDAVDGEITLRLKHVPWDQALDIVLKTRGLDKRQVGNVLLVAPAEQIAERERIELESQKQVEELSPLVTDFIQVDYRKASEMRARIYEAELVSERGFIVADDQTNVLMVRETASQLEEIRRTLRQFDTEVAQIMVEARLVTASTDFTRDLGIKWGFGLQQGNFVAGGGGTSSAPYYAEDFPARGVNTPLNIDLGVTPQSSIRLGYATSNFLISTELSALQSEGKAEIVSQPKVITTNGKAARIQSGQEIPYQTVEDGEVKIEFKDVVLSLDVTPQLNPGDRIALDLKINQDSLGEILPNGEISIVNNELETSVVVKDGDTIVLGGVYRNEVVDSVSKTPLLGDLPVVGTLFRKSEVEDKKVELLIFITPKLIRESLSSR, via the coding sequence ATGAAGATGCTGAGATTATTGCTTTGTTTGTCTCTGCTTGGCTTGTTAGTGGAGAAATCGTTTGCAGGTGATGTTTCCTTGCAAAATACCTCATTTGTGACACTGCCTGGTAACAAGGTGGAAGTAAAGCTAGATTTTGATGGGGCACCACCAGTGCCTAAAGCTTACTCTATCGATAGCCCTCCACGTATAGTATTGGACTTCTGGGGAGTGGCGAACGATCTGGGTAAGAAAACGCTAGATGTTAGAACGGGCATTGTTAGCTCACTCAATTTTGCTCAGGGTGATGGGCGCTTACGCATAGTTACCAATCTTCAGGGAATGACAGATCATCATACTTTTACTGAAGGTAATAGCCTTTTTATCGTATTTGGTGAGAAAAATAGTTCCTCGGGTCAGCCGGTTGTTACGGCCGCTTCTCCCATGGCTCAGGCTCAAACTACTCGTGAAGTGTACGATGATCGTACACGTGTTCAGGGCATTGATTTCGAACGTGTCGATGGTGGTATAGGGCGCGTCGTTGTTACCTTGTCAGATGATAGAGCAGGCCTTGAAATCGACGAAGAAGGCAACAATGTTGCCGTTAATCTCAGTGGGGCTATGCTATCTGAGGGTTTGCAGCAGCGCGTTAATGTTCAAGATTTTGCTACACCCGTTATGTTTGTTGATGCCATGGCCTCAGGTCGAAACACAACTATTTTGGTTAAGCCAGGAGCAGCGCCGTATGATTATATGGCTTATCAGACGGGTAATCGTCTGATTCTTGACTTTAAACCGCTTAGCCGTGCAGAGAAAGAGGAGGTTAAAAAGAATAACTTCCCATTCAGCGGCGAAAAAATTGACCTTAACTTCCAGAATGTAAGTGTTCGTTCGGTTCTGCAAATCCTTGCAGAAGTTGCTCAGTTGAATCTGGTTGTTGATGATGCGGTTGATGGAGAAATAACCCTCAGGCTTAAACATGTTCCTTGGGATCAGGCGCTGGATATTGTTTTAAAAACACGTGGTTTAGATAAGCGTCAAGTCGGGAATGTGCTGCTGGTAGCCCCTGCTGAGCAGATTGCGGAGCGGGAGCGTATTGAACTGGAAAGCCAAAAGCAGGTGGAAGAACTATCTCCTTTGGTAACTGACTTTATCCAAGTGGATTACCGAAAAGCATCTGAAATGCGAGCGCGTATTTACGAGGCTGAGTTGGTTTCTGAGCGTGGATTTATTGTTGCAGATGATCAAACCAACGTGTTGATGGTGCGTGAAACTGCTTCTCAACTTGAAGAGATTCGCCGTACTCTCCGTCAGTTTGATACTGAAGTTGCACAGATTATGGTTGAGGCCCGTTTGGTAACGGCATCTACAGACTTTACACGCGATCTCGGTATCAAGTGGGGTTTCGGTTTACAGCAGGGTAATTTTGTAGCGGGTGGCGGTGGAACCAGCTCTGCTCCATATTACGCTGAGGACTTTCCAGCAAGAGGTGTTAATACGCCATTGAATATTGATTTGGGAGTAACGCCGCAGTCCTCTATTCGCTTAGGTTATGCAACCAGTAACTTCTTGATCTCTACAGAACTGTCAGCGTTACAGAGTGAAGGTAAAGCGGAAATTGTCTCTCAGCCAAAAGTAATTACGACGAATGGTAAGGCCGCGAGAATCCAGTCCGGTCAGGAGATTCCATACCAAACGGTTGAAGATGGTGAGGTGAAAATTGAGTTTAAAGATGTGGTGCTTAGCTTAGATGTTACGCCTCAGCTCAACCCAGGTGATCGTATAGCACTAGATCTCAAAATTAATCAGGACTCTTTAGGTGAGATTCTACCTAATGGTGAGATTAGTATTGTCAATAATGAATTAGAAACCTCAGTTGTGGTTAAAGATGGCGATACCATAGTGCTGGGTGGTGTGTATCGTAACGAAGTAGTCGATTCCGTTAGTAAAACCCCATTATTGGGTGACCTGCCTGTTGTAGGAACACTGTTCAGGAAATCGGAAGTCGAAGATAAAAAAGTCGAGCTACTGATATTTATTACACCAAAGCTGATTAGAGAGTCCCTCTCATCCAGATAA
- a CDS encoding penicillin-binding protein 1A: MRILKSLLRFFLILGVIAILAGAIAAFGIYQHFAPNLPDVETLRDIKLQTPLKVLSADGKLISEFGEKKRTPISFDEIPEQFIKALQAAEDSRFFEHPGIDVIGLARAAYQLASTGKIQSGGSTITMQVAKNYFLTRDKTFERKFNEILLALKIERSLTKQEILELYINKIYLGHRSYGIQAAANVYYGKDINELPLEQLAMIAGLPKAPSAFNPITNPTRALERRNWILERMQSLGYISSEQMKEAQAKPVTAKYHTKEIELYAPYIAEMVRSELYGKYGEELYTDGFTVYTTIDSKMQTSANLAVRDGLIAYVKRHGYRGPEKQIDITNLSIPEIVELLKDESSFAQLEPAIVLEVTEDSATAIRKNGETVSINWDGLKWAKAFKTVNYTGPSPKTASDVVTPGDLVRIISTETDTWELTQIPRVQGALVALTPQTGAIRSLVGGFSFTHNKFNRVTQAHRQPGSNFKPFIYAAALENGFTPASIINDAPVVTQDDGMDGGWRPENSSRNFSGPTRLRVGLYKSRNLVSIRLLRSIGISNAVEYLTRFGFDAARLPQNLSLSLGSADVTPLELVTGYASFANGGYKVSPYFIDRIDDQNGNTIYLNQHPTVCETCSETSDNHQMPIAQRIMDKQTNFLLYSILQDVIRRGTATKARVLERNDLAGKTGTTNEQKDAWFTGFNNQIVASAWVGYDQPAPLGRSEYGGTAALPIWIDFMKAALADQPESPIPQPEGIIQLRIDPTTGLRAGSGQSGTIFEYFKATQTPKESTYSHGSPSGSSTEEIF, encoded by the coding sequence ATGCGCATCCTAAAATCGCTACTCCGTTTCTTTCTAATACTTGGTGTTATCGCCATTTTAGCAGGCGCTATTGCAGCCTTTGGAATCTATCAACACTTCGCCCCTAACCTACCGGATGTCGAAACACTCAGAGACATTAAACTACAAACCCCCCTTAAAGTACTTTCTGCGGATGGGAAACTTATCTCTGAGTTTGGAGAGAAAAAACGTACGCCCATCTCATTTGATGAGATCCCAGAACAGTTCATTAAAGCACTGCAAGCTGCAGAAGATAGCCGCTTCTTCGAGCATCCAGGTATTGACGTTATCGGCCTAGCTCGTGCAGCTTATCAGCTAGCCTCAACCGGCAAGATCCAAAGCGGCGGCTCAACGATCACTATGCAAGTCGCCAAAAACTACTTCTTAACTCGGGATAAGACTTTCGAGCGGAAATTTAACGAGATCTTACTGGCACTGAAAATTGAGAGATCTCTGACGAAGCAGGAAATACTAGAACTCTATATTAATAAAATATACCTAGGGCATCGGTCATACGGCATTCAAGCAGCCGCCAATGTTTACTATGGCAAAGATATAAACGAGCTCCCTCTTGAGCAACTGGCCATGATTGCCGGGTTACCCAAAGCGCCTTCCGCTTTCAACCCCATCACCAATCCAACCAGAGCATTGGAACGAAGAAACTGGATCTTGGAGAGGATGCAGAGTCTTGGGTATATATCCAGCGAACAAATGAAAGAAGCTCAGGCCAAACCTGTGACAGCCAAATACCATACAAAGGAAATCGAGCTGTACGCACCTTATATAGCAGAAATGGTGCGTAGCGAACTGTATGGAAAGTACGGAGAGGAGCTATATACCGACGGCTTCACCGTCTACACAACGATTGATAGCAAGATGCAAACCAGCGCCAACCTAGCAGTAAGGGACGGATTGATTGCTTATGTAAAACGACACGGCTATAGAGGTCCTGAAAAGCAAATAGATATTACTAACTTATCCATACCAGAGATCGTCGAGTTACTCAAAGATGAGAGCAGCTTTGCGCAATTGGAACCAGCAATCGTACTCGAAGTTACAGAAGACAGTGCGACAGCTATTCGAAAAAATGGTGAAACTGTATCAATTAACTGGGACGGTTTGAAATGGGCGAAAGCATTCAAAACGGTCAACTATACCGGCCCTTCGCCAAAAACTGCCAGCGACGTAGTCACACCTGGAGACTTGGTGCGAATTATCAGCACAGAAACTGATACATGGGAACTAACCCAAATCCCGAGAGTACAAGGCGCACTCGTAGCCCTTACCCCACAAACCGGCGCCATTCGATCGTTAGTAGGTGGGTTTAGCTTCACTCACAACAAATTCAACCGCGTAACGCAGGCTCATCGCCAGCCAGGTTCAAACTTCAAACCCTTCATTTACGCAGCAGCGCTTGAAAACGGCTTCACTCCAGCGAGCATCATCAATGATGCTCCAGTTGTTACGCAAGATGATGGAATGGATGGTGGATGGAGGCCAGAAAACTCAAGCCGAAACTTCTCAGGCCCTACACGTTTGCGAGTAGGGCTATACAAATCTCGCAATCTCGTCTCAATCAGACTATTAAGATCTATTGGGATCAGCAACGCAGTCGAGTACTTAACACGTTTCGGCTTTGATGCCGCAAGACTTCCTCAAAACTTGTCGCTTTCCTTAGGAAGCGCCGACGTCACACCACTTGAACTGGTAACCGGCTATGCGTCTTTTGCTAATGGCGGCTATAAAGTATCACCCTATTTTATCGACAGAATCGACGACCAGAATGGCAATACGATTTATCTCAATCAACACCCTACGGTTTGTGAGACATGCTCTGAAACATCAGACAACCATCAGATGCCTATTGCACAACGCATTATGGACAAACAAACCAACTTCCTCTTGTATAGTATTTTGCAGGATGTAATCCGACGAGGCACTGCAACTAAAGCGAGAGTATTGGAGCGTAATGACCTCGCAGGAAAGACAGGCACAACGAACGAACAGAAAGATGCTTGGTTTACCGGCTTCAACAACCAGATCGTTGCCAGCGCCTGGGTGGGTTACGATCAACCAGCACCATTAGGCAGATCAGAGTATGGCGGCACGGCAGCCCTACCTATTTGGATAGACTTTATGAAAGCTGCTCTCGCTGATCAACCAGAGTCCCCGATTCCACAACCAGAGGGAATTATCCAACTCAGAATTGACCCAACGACAGGCCTACGTGCAGGCTCGGGTCAATCTGGTACAATTTTTGAGTATTTCAAGGCCACTCAAACACCAAAAGAAAGTACATACAGTCACGGAAGCCCTTCAGGATCTTCAACTGAAGAGATATTTTAA
- the pilM gene encoding type IV pilus assembly protein PilM produces the protein MFFGKKAASWVGVDIGSSSVKLVALSRHGSTIGLDAYATVSLPPTAVVDGSVQEVQPVAEAISRAAKICGLKQALAVAAVPSSAVIIKRMELSKAFTNIELEDQVKVEADQFIPYPLDEVALDFEVIGASRAHPDLNELLLVACRRDDVDQREDAINAAGLKCQIVDVDTYAMERVFPVLLTEQHSSEEMIAIVDVGAATLTLNVLRDQKIIYNREQSFGGNDLTTSIHHQFGMSVDEVEQALRLGEISQEVQEAMVQPFRFTIAQQVSRALQFFYSSGVQHQLTRIYVCGGATAIDGLVDILTEELGVPVSLANPFAQMDIGSRVNRERLLKDTPSLVKACGLALRSFDQ, from the coding sequence ATGTTCTTCGGAAAGAAAGCGGCTAGCTGGGTTGGAGTAGATATCGGCTCCTCGTCTGTTAAGCTTGTAGCTTTATCGAGACACGGCAGCACAATAGGGCTGGATGCCTATGCTACCGTATCGTTGCCCCCAACGGCCGTTGTTGATGGTAGTGTTCAAGAGGTTCAGCCTGTGGCTGAGGCCATCAGTCGGGCTGCCAAAATATGTGGTCTTAAGCAGGCGTTAGCGGTGGCGGCGGTGCCTTCTTCTGCTGTTATCATCAAACGGATGGAGTTAAGTAAAGCGTTCACCAACATAGAGTTGGAAGATCAAGTTAAGGTTGAAGCCGATCAGTTCATTCCTTACCCGTTGGATGAGGTCGCTTTGGACTTTGAGGTTATTGGTGCATCCAGAGCGCATCCAGACCTTAATGAACTCTTGCTTGTGGCGTGCCGTCGAGATGATGTTGACCAGAGAGAAGATGCTATTAATGCGGCAGGCTTAAAATGCCAAATAGTGGATGTCGATACGTATGCTATGGAGCGGGTATTCCCTGTTCTGCTAACCGAACAGCATAGTAGTGAAGAGATGATTGCTATTGTAGATGTTGGCGCAGCTACACTGACATTAAATGTTCTACGGGATCAGAAAATTATCTACAATCGTGAACAGTCATTTGGCGGGAATGATTTAACAACGAGTATTCACCACCAATTTGGTATGTCGGTTGATGAGGTGGAGCAGGCCTTGCGTCTTGGTGAAATCAGCCAAGAGGTGCAGGAAGCGATGGTTCAGCCTTTCCGGTTTACTATTGCTCAGCAAGTCTCACGCGCACTGCAGTTCTTTTATTCATCTGGAGTGCAGCATCAGTTAACGAGAATTTACGTTTGTGGTGGTGCAACTGCTATTGATGGCTTGGTAGATATACTGACAGAAGAGCTAGGGGTTCCGGTGAGTCTTGCCAACCCATTTGCGCAGATGGATATTGGATCGAGAGTGAATCGTGAGCGTCTTCTGAAAGATACGCCCTCCTTAGTTAAAGCGTGTGGCTTGGCATTAAGATCTTTTGATCAATAG
- a CDS encoding PilN domain-containing protein, with amino-acid sequence MAKINLRPWREEQAAARQKDFVTNLIATALCAAALVFLMGYYYDMQMDRQNTRNSFLKTNISQLDEKIKEIEDLKRQRERLLERLNAIQALQGNRPVIVRNFDELVRVLPDGLHYTSLERKEGGFAEQNQETMLADAVRIKGLAAQNKDVSELMRGFQGSIWFGEANFSKVVSLDSNDSKPSKKVTLSGVREFDLTVPLVKPKAEEAK; translated from the coding sequence ATGGCAAAAATTAATTTACGGCCCTGGCGAGAAGAGCAAGCTGCAGCAAGGCAAAAGGATTTCGTTACCAATTTGATTGCCACTGCACTGTGCGCAGCTGCTCTTGTTTTTTTAATGGGGTATTACTACGACATGCAAATGGATCGGCAGAATACGCGCAACAGCTTTCTTAAAACCAATATTTCCCAACTAGATGAAAAAATAAAAGAAATTGAAGACTTAAAACGTCAGCGTGAACGATTATTGGAACGCTTGAATGCGATTCAAGCACTACAAGGCAACCGACCTGTGATCGTACGTAATTTTGATGAATTAGTCCGTGTATTACCGGATGGACTTCATTACACAAGTCTGGAGCGTAAAGAGGGTGGTTTTGCAGAACAGAATCAGGAAACCATGCTGGCTGATGCTGTACGTATCAAAGGGTTAGCTGCACAGAATAAGGATGTTTCTGAGCTTATGCGTGGTTTTCAAGGCTCTATTTGGTTTGGAGAGGCTAATTTTTCGAAAGTTGTATCTTTAGATAGCAATGACTCCAAGCCGTCCAAAAAGGTCACGCTATCAGGCGTTCGGGAGTTTGACTTGACCGTACCGTTGGTCAAACCAAAAGCAGAGGAAGCGAAATGA
- a CDS encoding pilus assembly protein PilP, giving the protein MRAFAALALLTTLSGCIWVEDTSDLSQFVTDVQAKPKGRIEPLPTFEPYHSFVYQGASLRDPFVPLVKVESSLVNFELDDSDGLQPDFDRPRSYLEQFSADDLSMVGTIGKAEEKHFWALILDENKEIHRVAIGDYLGLDFGRVVAVSEQQIDVIEIISNGRGGWMQRPRSIELTEQ; this is encoded by the coding sequence GTGAGAGCATTCGCAGCGCTGGCTCTGTTGACGACACTATCGGGATGTATCTGGGTAGAGGATACCAGCGATTTGTCACAGTTTGTCACAGATGTACAAGCTAAGCCTAAGGGTAGAATTGAGCCTTTGCCAACATTTGAACCTTATCATAGCTTTGTCTATCAGGGGGCGAGCTTACGGGACCCGTTTGTGCCGTTAGTCAAAGTTGAGTCTTCTCTCGTTAACTTTGAATTGGATGATAGTGACGGTCTGCAGCCTGATTTTGATCGCCCAAGAAGCTATCTGGAACAGTTTTCAGCTGATGATCTGTCTATGGTTGGTACAATAGGAAAGGCAGAAGAAAAGCATTTCTGGGCCCTGATTTTGGATGAGAACAAAGAGATCCACCGGGTCGCAATCGGTGACTATTTAGGACTGGATTTTGGGCGTGTAGTAGCTGTCTCTGAACAGCAAATAGACGTTATTGAGATTATTTCAAATGGGCGTGGAGGCTGGATGCAGCGCCCTAGAAGTATTGAGCTGACTGAGCAGTAA